The region GCGAGTCAGAGTATGCGCTTCGACCGTGCCTATGCAGCCAGCCATGTGTGTTCACCCACACGAGGGGCCATTTTAACAGGGCGTTATCCACAGCGTATACATTTGACTGATGCATTACCCTGGGATCGCTTGTACAAAAACCCCAAAATGATACCTCCCAATCATGTCAAGGAACTTTCCTTAAAGCTACCGACCTTCGCCCGCGTACTCCAAAAAAATGATTACCGGACGGCTATGTTTGGCAAGTGGCATCTGGGAAATGAAGAACGCTTTTTCACTGGAAAAGAACATAAAGCTTATGGCTTTGACGAGGCTTTTGGTGTTTCGGGAAAAGCCAAAGCTTATGACAAGGGGGTAAATGAACTAACAGAGCGCACACTGCGTTTCCTAAAAGAAAATAAGAAAAAACCTTTTATGTTGTGCCTTATGCACCATGTTCCGCATGTGCCTGTAGCGTGCCCTCCCTATGCAAAAGCATTGTATGATTCTGTCCCTAAAGGGAAGCATCAGAAAAACTCTAAATATGCCGGGATGATCTCCCACTTTGATAATTCTATCAAAAAAGTTTTAGATGCACTAAGGGCATTAGGTTTGGACGATAACACGGTGGTCATTGTGACCTCAGATAATGGCGGATTAAGTAACCTTTCGAGTAACAAGCCGTATAATGGTGGGAAAGGCTCTCTCTACGAAGGTGGGACTCGCGTACCCTTGCTGATTCGCTGGCCGGGAAAGATCACTCCTGGATCGGTGAATAAGTCAGTTGTGATAAGTAACGACTTTTTTCCGACTTTCCTGGAGCTTGCCGGTTTGCCCTTGATGCCTGAAGCTCACCTTGACGGAAAAAGTATGATGCCGCTTCTAAAAGGAAAAACACTAGGCAAGAGAACTCTTTATTGGCATTTCCCGCATCGTGGCACGCCTGGTTCTTCTATAATAGATGGCGATTTAAAGCTTATTCATAAAATTGAAAGCGACACATATGAAATGTTTGATTTAAACAGTGATCCATACGAAGCGAATAATTTGTTTGAAAAACAGCCGGAGCAAGCCAGCCGTCTTCAGAAAATGTTGGCAAGGCATCTAAAGGAAGTTGCTGCACAAGAGATGAGTCCGAACCCTCAATGGGATC is a window of Lentisphaera araneosa HTCC2155 DNA encoding:
- a CDS encoding sulfatase, with translation MRCISKNIFLVCTIALASLNLLNAAQRPNILFIVADDMGIMDLGVYGSDYYLTPNLNKLASQSMRFDRAYAASHVCSPTRGAILTGRYPQRIHLTDALPWDRLYKNPKMIPPNHVKELSLKLPTFARVLQKNDYRTAMFGKWHLGNEERFFTGKEHKAYGFDEAFGVSGKAKAYDKGVNELTERTLRFLKENKKKPFMLCLMHHVPHVPVACPPYAKALYDSVPKGKHQKNSKYAGMISHFDNSIKKVLDALRALGLDDNTVVIVTSDNGGLSNLSSNKPYNGGKGSLYEGGTRVPLLIRWPGKITPGSVNKSVVISNDFFPTFLELAGLPLMPEAHLDGKSMMPLLKGKTLGKRTLYWHFPHRGTPGSSIIDGDLKLIHKIESDTYEMFDLNSDPYEANNLFEKQPEQASRLQKMLARHLKEVAAQEMSPNPQWDPKRPKGKPTNFGIHYPAGRKKGFRLTVEAYPEWFKLGRLRKDR